From one Culex quinquefasciatus strain JHB chromosome 3, VPISU_Cqui_1.0_pri_paternal, whole genome shotgun sequence genomic stretch:
- the LOC6044518 gene encoding phospholipase A1 has translation MMSFVKLVKCFLLFKLVQSTVGAVIDPVDHEPNWVMIPTASGNFVWVHRKIVEAKTLAKRGLTESDIRFIFYSRTNYTGYVHNLNGLTLLSGSVFDSSRPTRIIIHGWLNNGDSPLNDHLRKAYLYNWDYNVISVDWSACSNDLNYISATSCVRVVGQVVAKMLDYLHENRGLSFRDVYLIGHSLGGHVAGIAGKLVQGGRIATIVALDPALPLFSIRKPENRVAEDDAEYVQVIHTNGGLLGFLEPIGTADFYPNGGRSQPGCGWNLLGICSHARAWQLFLDSLLEADEYLMAEPIASLDDIQSLGVNRISRAKLGGEPAAMAYGLYYIYTNAESPYFGLPVVEDDFR, from the exons ATGATGTCCTTCGTAAAATTGGTCAAGTGTTTCTTGCTGTTCAAGTTGGTTCAAAGCACAGTCGGAGCTGTTATTGACCCGGTAGATCATGAACCCAACTGGGTTATGATCCCAACGGCTTCCGGGAACTTTGTTTGGGTTCATCGAAAAATCGTGGAAGCAAAAACCCTCGCCAAACGCGGCCTTACGGAGTCGGACATCCGGTTCATCTTCTACTCGCGGACAAACTACACCGGATACGTCCACAACCTCAACGGTCTCACACTCCTCAGCGGGTCCGTGTTTGACAGCTCTCGACCAACGCGGATCATTATCCACGGGTGGCTCAACAACGGTGATTCACCACTCAACGATCACCTGCGGAAAGCGTACCTGTACAACTGGGACTACAACGTAATCTCCGTAGACTGGTCCGCGTGTTCCAATGACCTGAACTACATCTCAGCGACGTCGTGTGTCCGAGTGGTCGGACAGGTCGTTGCCAAGATGCTGGACTACCTTCACGAGAACAGAGGACTTTCGTTCCGAGATGTGTACCTGATCGGGCATAGTTTGGGAGGTCACGTGGCAGGGATCGCCGGGAAGTTGGTCCAAGGAGGACGGATAGCTACGATAGTGGCGTTGGATCCGGCCTTGCCGCTGTTTTCAATTAGGAAGCCGGAGAATCGTGTCGCCGAGGACGATGCGGAGTACGTGCAGGTTATCCATACCAATGGAGGGCTTTTGGGGTTTTTGGAGCCCATTGGAACGGCGGATTTTTATCCGAACGGAGGGAGGAGCCAGCCGGGATGTGGGTGGAATTTGTTAG GAATCTGCTCCCACGCCCGCGCCTGGCAGCTCTTCCTCGACTCCCTGCTGGAAGCGGACGAGTACCTGATGGCCGAACCAATCGCCTCGCTCGATGACATCCAGTCGCTGGGGGTGAACCGGATTAGCCGGGCCAAGCTCGGCGGTGAACCGGCCGCAATGGCGTACGGGCTGTACTACATTTACACGAATGCCGAGAGTCCATACTTTGGCCTTCCAGTGGTGGAGGATGATTTTAGGTGA
- the LOC6044517 gene encoding polyserase-2 produces MILRKGMLIAVVMLVTVVMQFINGDNAFIDDPPDGYFSRTSLDDCPSRFYSDDVSSALGFFIFGGLRAFRSEYPHMIALGWTDPSTGKSDYACGGSLISDRFVVTAAHCGQNENKIPPDVVRLGDTNLATSEDDAFAQDIKIKRFIPHPNYKRTQKYFDIALIELEHAARLDAAVCPICLWTKDNLYKFSGGLQVTGFGITDYASDPSPTLQKATLNYYDYDQCNTMLPRPRSLFRGLSSDQFCAKTPQKDTCHGDSGGPIQIELSDVNKAIPFLAGVTSFGTGCWDGSFGVYTKISSYVDWIASNVNVTVDPMECARQSECLSSRKFSDSRLSPQNNSPFFRVELRRGGQSFKQCSGALIDYRHVVTSASCTKWNGQEPTQIEANDQLINITSIVRHPRYVAGKHYNDLAVLQLEKFYNPNKIYQIVAPACVWKNDRIPEPIVFYSGSGPDSSGSDSGKVTSVPLKILTAFYLENGRCAANYSEKFKDELPGGFNNDFVCAENPVELVPGICQLEPGGPISNFRRDNVVPYVYGINTLGTECGGPGNLFVATRISSYYPWIESIVLNKTSRQTSERIDTADDEFSGNAIDVVSRSVVPYEDDLVSYVLPGLLATDHRLQPYGGQLVPGGLSPLATASVHTGFNDRLDSPVKITIYGAQLIHIPERPEDLLQTLSTIQLQSAHHVPPPRPTFIQSNSIEIVKSLELGAKQPSREIHFHQSHPQSIYSNPTVPFRPQHWSSHHHQTPFINHRRPYVTQPRPRLLVSNPSPYLGGQPTPSSFTIEKSIELYPDGRCTLGSGQAGRCLPRSLCPGGGGGGLSYCNGDLLTVCCPTI; encoded by the exons ACTGTCCAAGCCGCTTCTACAGCGATGATGTCTCGAGTGCGTTGGGATTCTTCATCTTCGGCGGACTGCGAGCCTTCCGAAGTGAATATCCTCACATG ATTGCTTTAGGTTGGACAGACCCTAGCACCGGCAAGTCAGACTACGCCTGCGGTGGATCCTTAATTTCCGACAGATTCGTGGTCACGGCAGCCCATTGTGGACAAAACGAGAACAA AATTCCTCCGGACGTAGTCCGGCTTGGCGATACCAACCTCGCTACCTCTGAAGACGATGCCTTCGCCCAGGACATCAAGATCAAGCGGTTCATCCCTCATCCGAATTACAAACGGACCCAAAAGTACTTTGACATTGCGTTGATCGAGCTTGAACATGCCGCAAGGTTGGATGCCGCCGTCTGTCCAATCTGTTTGTGGACCAAGGACAACTTGTACAAATTTTCCGGTGGACTCCAGGTCACCGGTTTCGGAATAACTGACTACG CTTCCGATCCGAGTCCTACGCTGCAGAAAGCTACGCTGAACTACTATGACTACGACCAGTGCAACACGATGCTACCGCGGCCGCGATCGCTGTTCCGAGGACTGTCGTCGGATCAGTTCTGCGCCAAGACGCCCCAGAAGGACACCTGCCACGGGGACTCCGGTGGACCGATCCAGATCGAGCTATCGGACGTGAACAAAGCGATTCCGTTTCTGGCCGGGGTGACCTCCTTCGGCACCGGATGTTGGGACGGATCGTTCGGGGTGTACACGAAAATTTCCAGCTACGTGGACTGGATCGCGTCGAACGTGAACGTCACCGTTGATCCGATGG AATGTGCCCGCCAGTCGGAGTGTCTGTCGTCTCGCAAGTTCTCCGACAGTCGGTTATCCCCTCAGAACAACTCTCCCTTCTTCCGGGTTGAACTACGCCGCGGAGGACAGAGCTTCAAGCAGTGCAGTGGAGCGTTGATCGACTATCGGCACGTGGTAACGTCCGCCAGTTGTACCAAGTGGAACGGGCAGGAACCAACGCAGATCGAGGCGAACGATCAGTTGATCAACATAACCTCAATCGTGCGACATCCGAGGTATGTCGCTGGGAAGCACTACAACGACCTGGCTGTGTTGCAGTTGGAAAAGTTCTACAATCCGAACAAGATCTACCAAATTGTGGCGCCGGCTTGCGTGTGGAAGAATGACAGGATTCCGGAGCCGATTGTATTCTACTCTGGATCTGGACCAGATTCCAGCGGGTCGGACAGTGGGAAAGTCACCAGTGTTCCGTTGAAGATTTTGACGGCGTTCTACTTGGAGAATGGACGGTGCGCGGCGAATTACAGTGAGAAGTTTAAGGACGAACTTCCTGGGGGATTCAATAATGATTTTGTTTGTGCCGAGAATCCGGTGGAGTTGGTTCCAGGGATTTGCCAG CTCGAACCCGGCGGTCCAATCTCCAACTTCCGCCGGGACAACGTCGTCCCGTACGTGTACGGCATCAACACGCTCGGCACGGAGTGCGGCGGCCCCGGCAACCTCTTCGTAGCAACCAGAATCTCTTCGTACTACCCGTGGATCGAGTCGATTGTGCTGAACAAAACGTCGCGCCAAACCTCGGAGCGAATCGACACCGCAGACGACGAGTTCAGCGGAAACGCCATCGACGTCGTAAGTCGCAGCGTAGTCCCGTACGAAGACGACCTCG TGTCCTATGTGTTGCCTGGGCTACTTGCTACCGACCATCGACTGCAGCCGTACGGCGGCCAGCTGGTGCCGGGAGGGTTGAGTCCGCTCGCGACGGCGTCAG TCCACACCGGCTTCAACGACCGCCTCGACAGTCCCGTTAAGATCACCATCTACGGCGCGCAGCTAATTCACATCCCAGAACGTCCAGAGGACCTGCTGCAAACGCTCAGCACGATCCAACTTCAAAGTGCCCACCACGTGCCACCACCTCGTCCAACGTTCATCCAATCAAATAGCATAGAAATCGTCAAATCCTTAGAACTCGGTGCCAAACAACCAAGTCGGGAGATACATTTCCACCAATCGCACCCACAGTCAATCTACTCCAATCCCACAGTTCCGTTCCGACCGCAGCATTGGTCCAGCCACCACCACCAAACGCCATTCATCAATCACCGAAGGCCTTACGTAACCCAGCCCAGGCCCCGGCTGCTGGTCAGCAATCCTTCCCCGTACCTTGGGGGTCAACCCACCCCGTCGTCGTTCACCATTGAGAAGTCGATTGAACTCTACCCGGACGGTCGTTGCACCCTCGGGTCGGGCCAGGCCGGAAGATGTTTGCCCCGGAGTTTGTGCCCtggtggtggcggtggcggGCTGTCCTACTGCAACGGAGACCTCCTGACGGTTTGCTGTCCGACGATTTAG